Part of the Cohnella candidum genome, ACTTCCATGCTGAGTCGTCTGTCCGTCCGAATGAAGCTGTTCCTCATGCTCCTGATTCCTCTCGTTTTGTTTGCCGCAACTGCCGTTTACCTGCTCCAAATGAACTCCTCCAACATCAACCGCATGACGAAACTTCTCTACGACACGACTTATAAAAGCTCCGACCTGGTATTGAACGCCGACAGGGACATGTATCAGGCGCTTACAGCCTATCAAGCCCTCGAACTGGGCGGCAATGGAAGCGACAAGGACGCCCTGCTCAAGGACTATCAAGAAAATGTCGCTCAGGTGAATGATAGGCTGAAGCAGACCGTCGCCCTCATCAACGAATACAAGCTTCAGGACGTGCTCAAAACGGCGGACGGCCGCCCTTACAAGGAAACGCTCACGCAAGTGGTGCTCAATTTCAACCAGTGGGCGTTCGCTACCAAAGAAAACATCGAGAAAAACACATTCCCCTCAGACAAGGAAGCGGAATTCAACGCCAAGTTCTTGAAGGCCCGTGAAGGGATCAACCAATTCAGCGACATCATCGATAAATATACGACGGGCGAAATCGCCGGAATCAAGAAGGAAAAAGACAATACGATCGTTTCCACCTACTCCATCTTAATCGCCGCATGGATCGTGCTGGTTCTTCTCGGCTACCTCATCATCCGGCAGATCACGAAAACCGTCAGGGAAGTTCTGCTCCGCACGAAGCGCGTATCCGAAGGAGATTTGCGCACGCCGCCGCAGGACCGCTACGCGAAAGACGAGCTGGGCAGCATCCTGCAATCCGTCGACGTCATGACCGGCAACATCAGGGCGCTCGTCGGCGATATCAAAGGGCATGCCTTATCGGTCTCGTCGGCTTCCGAGGAACTGGCGCAAGGCGCCCGCGAATCGGCCGCTTCCAGCGAACACGTGGCCCGCAACATCCAGGAAGTGACCGAGCAGGTCGAGGTCCAATCCCAAATCACGGAAGAATCGAGCAAAGCGATCACGGAGATGACGGTCGGCGTCCAGCGGATCGCCGAAAGCACTTCGACGATCTCGGACCATTCGGTCGAGACGACGCTGCAGGCGGAAGCCGGCAACGGGCAGTTGACGAAGCTGATGTCCCAGATGGAGCAAATCACGGCGTCCATCGAGAACCTCGACCGCACCATTTCCGTCCTGACCGACAAATCCGAGAAGATCGGCAGCATCACAGAGAAGATCACCGGCATCGCGAACCAAACGAACATTTTGGCGCTCAACGCCGGTATCGAAGCCGCGCGGGCGGGCGAACAAGGCAAAGGCTTCGCCGTCGTGGCCGCCGAAATCCGCAAGCTGGCCGCGGGCTCGCTGGAATCGGCGGGCGTCATTACCGCTCTGATCGACGAAACGAGAGAAGAAATCGGCAAGTCCGCCGCCTATATGAAAACGACGATCGAACAGGCCGAGCAAGGCTCCTCCATCATGGAAGAGGCAGCGAAGGGCTTCCAGTCCATCCTGCTCTCGATCCGGCAGGTGGCCGCCCAAATCCAGGACAACTCGTCGGTGACCGAGGAAATGTCCGCGAGCTCCGAGGAAGTGCTGGCCAGCATGGAGCAAGCCTCGTCGGCCGCGCGGGAAATCTCCGGCAAGGCGCAGAACGTCGCGGCGGCGACCGAGGAGCAGCTCGCGCTCGTCGAGAACATCGCCAAAGCCTCGGAGCGACTCGGCAGCATCGTCGTGCAGCTCAATTCCTCCATGAAATCCTTCAAGGTTTGATTTACAGTCTATACGAAAAGAACCGCCTTCCCGTGGGGAAGGCGGTTTGTTTATCTTGGCGGTAACCATCGATCAGTCGATAATCACTTTATTTATCGCTTCCAGCACCCGCGTGCTCTGGAACGGCTTGACGATGAAATCCTTCGCTCCCGACTGGATGGCGTCCAGAATGAGATGGCGCTGTCCGACCGCCGAGCACATGACGACCTTGGCCGCGGGATCGAATTGACGAATGAGCTTTAGCGCTTCGACGCCTTCCATGACCGGCATCGTGATGTCCATCGTGACCAGGTCCGGCCGATAGGTTTTATATCTTTCGACGGCTTCTTCGCCGTTCGAGGCCTCGGTTATGATTTCATGGCCGCCCTGCACCAGAATTTCCTTCAACATCGCCCTCAGAAACGCCGCATCGTCCACGATCATGATTTTTCCCATCGTCCTGAAGCCTCCTGCGCGCACGCCCTTCCACTCGGTTCGCCGAACCGGGACACCCTCATTGTAATCGTCCCGACTGAACAATTCCTGAACAGAATAAAACGATAGCTAGAGCGAGCAGGCTTACACGGAAGACCGCATGGCCGTCCAACGGTCGTACCAATCGGCGATCTCGCGTTCGGGCTGCATGCCGAGCTCTTCGTCCAACGTCCGTTGCAGCTTCGCATACTGATTTTTGACCTCGGCCGCGTTGCCTAGCTTGTCGAAGGATCTCATCAGGCCCAGATAGCAGGCTTCCCATACGGGAAATCTCTCTTGAATCTTCTGGTACAGCCGGATCACGTCTCCCGGCAAACCGGCCTGTTCCAATCGGCCGGCTTGATCCGAAGCGAGCTGAAGCCATTTGATCCTCAAGCGCTCGCGTTCGTTTTCCGCCCAAAGATAGCCTTCAGCCTGGAGGTAATCCCCCCGGTAGCCGTCGAGCAGCAGCCTGTACACTCCTCCTTCGTCCATACCGGCCATTGCCTGATCGAGCGCCGTCTCCCAGAGGTCGATATCGATTCGGACGCCTGCCGGCTCAATCCGGTAGCGGCCGCCGGTATACACGATTTGGATGGGCATATCGACCGCTTTCAGCGTTTGCCGGATCTGGTAAACGGTCGTGTGCAGGTTCGCCATCGCTTTATCCGTATCCAAATCCGGCCACAACAGATCCTGAAGCTGTTCTTTGGAGACGGCCCTGTCCCGTTCGTGGATCAGATAGGCGAACAACTCTTTGGCTTTCGACGTTCTCCACGGAATTTCGGCGGTCTTTCCCTTCGGATCCGTGATGCCCAGATCGTGCATCAAGCCTAACACCGGCAGGCGCTCTTGGATGTCCGGCGGCGGGGGCAAGCGGCGGCTTTGGCGGAGCCTCTCCAGCGTTTTCTCCAGGCGGACCGACCGAACCGGTTTGATCAAATAGTCCGCGGCCGCGATATCGAAAGCTTTGACCGCATACTGGTCGTACGCCGTCACGAACACGACTTCCAACGCGGAATCGTAAGTTTGCAGGCGGGATGCCAGCTCCAGGCCGTTCATGCCCGGCATGTCGATATCGACGAAGGCCGCTTCCACGTCCCTCCATAGGTCCGGTTTCAGCGCTTCGAGCGGGTTTTGGAAAGCTGCAGCAACTTCGACGTCCAAGCGCTTCAGCATGCGGACCATGCTTTCCAGCGCCAACGGTTCGTCATCGATGACGATTACCCTCATGCGGTTTCCTCCCTGCCTTGCGGTAAGGGAATCCGGAAGCTTACTTCCGTCCCTTCCCCTTCCAAACTCTCGATCGAGAGCCCGTGTCCGTATGCGTTTTTGAGCCGCCTGTCCACGTTCACCAGCCCGATGCCGGAACGATAGGTTCCCTCGAGAATGGATGCCTTCTTCGTCGGCGGGATGCCGACGCCGTTATCCCGGACGGAAATCCGGACGTACCCTGCGGCCTCCTTGATCTCGATGTGAACCCTGCCTCCTTCGACCCTTTTCAGCACTCCGTGCCGCAACGCGTTCTCCACGATCGGCTGAATCGTAAGCGGAGGCAAAGAAAGCGAAACGGAATCCGGCAAGGAAACGGTCAACTGAATGCGGGAGCCGAACCTGGCCTTCTCGATGTTCAAATAAGATTGGACGAGTTTCCACTCCTGATCGAACGGCACTTTGCGGTCCAGGTTCCTTAGATCGAACGAGCTTTGCAAATAACTGCCGAAATCCGCGAGCAGGTCGCGGGTGCGATCCGGATCGATTTCGCTCAGGCTGGCGATCGTGTTCAGCGTGTTGTATAGGAAATGGGGCTTGATCTGCGCCTGGATGAGCGCCATCTCGATGTCCAGCCGCTCCCGGATCGATTGCTTCATGCGCAGCAGAATCCGCGTTCTCGCCAGAAACTCCGGCGCTTTGAACGGCTTCGTGACATAGTCGTTCGCTCCCGCGTCGAAACCGACGAGCAGGTAGGCCGGCTGCATGCTGGCGGTAACGAACAAGACGGGAAGATCGTAAAACGTGTGGCGTTCCCGAATCTTGCGGCACAGATCGTAACCGGACAGGTAAGGCAGCATCGCCTCGAGGACGATCAGATCCCAGCCGCCTTCGGTCTCGATAAGACGCAGCGCCTCCTGGCCGTCGGTCATGGCCGTGACGTCGAGTTTCTCCTGCACGAGCGTATCGAACATGAAGCGCAGGCTGACGGGATCGTCGTCGACCAGCAGCACGCGAGGCGCGTCCGGAACGGCATGCCGCCACACGCCCTCCGCGGGATCCCGCTCCCCGGAGACCGCCTCCTCCCATTGCGGCAGTGCGGCTGTCGCAACCTCCGCCGGCTCTTCCCGGCCGGCGGGAAGGCGGAACACCATGGCGAGTACCGGATCGGCGCCCGCCTCCGTTCCCATTTCCATGACCGCGAGCTCGCTTCCGTGCAGGCCGAGCAGCTTGCGGCTCATTTCCAGGCTGAAGTCCGCCGCGGAATCCGCCGCCGTCGCTTCGGCATCGCCCGCCTCCGCTTTGCCGCCTTGAGCGCTGACCGTCACTTCCACGAACCGCGACTCGCCGGCCATGGCGGCCGTAACGACGACGTCGCCCCGGGCTCCCCATTTGACGGCATAATGGAACAGATGGAACATCACCTGCATGAGCCGGTGCTCGTCCGCCGTTGCGGGCAGCACCGAGGGATCCACCCGGTTGATGAAGCGGACTGACCGTCCCGCGTTCAAATACCGCATGACGTCCGCCACCCCGCTGACCAGCACGCGGAGGTCGATCGGCCGGGACTCCAGTGCCAGAACGCCTTCGTTCAGCTTCGAAAGATCGAGCATGTCGTTCAGCAAGTGCGACAAACGGCGTCCGGTGGCGAGAAGCAAGGACAACCGTTCCGTATCCCTCTCTCCCAAATTTTCCTCGTTCATCATGACCTGCGCGATATTGATCATCCCGTGAAGGGGCAAGCGGATTTCATGCGAAGTGCTGGCCAGAAAGTCGTTTTTCAACCGGTCGGCGACAAGCAGGCGTTTGGACAACGTCTCGACCTCGCCCACCTCGGCGAAGAAACGTTTGGCGATTACGAACGCCATATCCAGCACGAACACGATTTTCTCGATCGGAGGTAATCCCTGTACGGCATCAACCCCCAAATAGAAAAGTCCCTGGAAGACGCCCTCGATGAGAATACAGAACACCGCAATGAGCGAATACACGGAGTCCGGCGTGTTTCTCACGAATTCTCTCATCAACAGATAGACGATCACGCCGATCAGCACGATGTCGAAAACGGCCAGGATTCCTTCCGAACGGGCGGACACGGATGCCGGAGTGAACGCATCGACGGCGAGCAGCACGAACATGCCGGCGATCGCGAATTTCGTCATCCAGGGACGGGCGTGCTGCGGGTACATCCATCGGACGAACGCGTACAGAATCGGGAATAGCACAGCTGTCGGCATGACCTGCAGCTTGATTTGCAGTTGGTAATTCATGTTCGGGAACGCCCAGAACAGCAGCCTTTCGTTGTGCG contains:
- a CDS encoding response regulator gives rise to the protein MPFTSRKWKLLAVVACFAVLAGLRLGWGGIVHHGDPVARNGVLDLRSWSPGWNASLPLNGEWTFYPGRYVQPGETSPNADARAIRVPGPWDGVFGSPYGYGTYRLEIRLPDNPEHGERKYAIRVSIVRTSSVLFVNGQRVGGSGVPGLTREETTPFVRPYVADFVINGDRAEVLIQAANFHYGSKGGIFDKISFGTYEAIERKNMLQIGQNALLMGLFLISGIFFLMLFLFRRHKRELLYFSLFFWMSLLFFLTHNERLLFWAFPNMNYQLQIKLQVMPTAVLFPILYAFVRWMYPQHARPWMTKFAIAGMFVLLAVDAFTPASVSARSEGILAVFDIVLIGVIVYLLMREFVRNTPDSVYSLIAVFCILIEGVFQGLFYLGVDAVQGLPPIEKIVFVLDMAFVIAKRFFAEVGEVETLSKRLLVADRLKNDFLASTSHEIRLPLHGMINIAQVMMNEENLGERDTERLSLLLATGRRLSHLLNDMLDLSKLNEGVLALESRPIDLRVLVSGVADVMRYLNAGRSVRFINRVDPSVLPATADEHRLMQVMFHLFHYAVKWGARGDVVVTAAMAGESRFVEVTVSAQGGKAEAGDAEATAADSAADFSLEMSRKLLGLHGSELAVMEMGTEAGADPVLAMVFRLPAGREEPAEVATAALPQWEEAVSGERDPAEGVWRHAVPDAPRVLLVDDDPVSLRFMFDTLVQEKLDVTAMTDGQEALRLIETEGGWDLIVLEAMLPYLSGYDLCRKIRERHTFYDLPVLFVTASMQPAYLLVGFDAGANDYVTKPFKAPEFLARTRILLRMKQSIRERLDIEMALIQAQIKPHFLYNTLNTIASLSEIDPDRTRDLLADFGSYLQSSFDLRNLDRKVPFDQEWKLVQSYLNIEKARFGSRIQLTVSLPDSVSLSLPPLTIQPIVENALRHGVLKRVEGGRVHIEIKEAAGYVRISVRDNGVGIPPTKKASILEGTYRSGIGLVNVDRRLKNAYGHGLSIESLEGEGTEVSFRIPLPQGREETA
- a CDS encoding response regulator, translated to MRVIVIDDEPLALESMVRMLKRLDVEVAAAFQNPLEALKPDLWRDVEAAFVDIDMPGMNGLELASRLQTYDSALEVVFVTAYDQYAVKAFDIAAADYLIKPVRSVRLEKTLERLRQSRRLPPPPDIQERLPVLGLMHDLGITDPKGKTAEIPWRTSKAKELFAYLIHERDRAVSKEQLQDLLWPDLDTDKAMANLHTTVYQIRQTLKAVDMPIQIVYTGGRYRIEPAGVRIDIDLWETALDQAMAGMDEGGVYRLLLDGYRGDYLQAEGYLWAENERERLRIKWLQLASDQAGRLEQAGLPGDVIRLYQKIQERFPVWEACYLGLMRSFDKLGNAAEVKNQYAKLQRTLDEELGMQPEREIADWYDRWTAMRSSV
- a CDS encoding response regulator; its protein translation is MGKIMIVDDAAFLRAMLKEILVQGGHEIITEASNGEEAVERYKTYRPDLVTMDITMPVMEGVEALKLIRQFDPAAKVVMCSAVGQRHLILDAIQSGAKDFIVKPFQSTRVLEAINKVIID
- a CDS encoding methyl-accepting chemotaxis protein; translation: MLSRLSVRMKLFLMLLIPLVLFAATAVYLLQMNSSNINRMTKLLYDTTYKSSDLVLNADRDMYQALTAYQALELGGNGSDKDALLKDYQENVAQVNDRLKQTVALINEYKLQDVLKTADGRPYKETLTQVVLNFNQWAFATKENIEKNTFPSDKEAEFNAKFLKAREGINQFSDIIDKYTTGEIAGIKKEKDNTIVSTYSILIAAWIVLVLLGYLIIRQITKTVREVLLRTKRVSEGDLRTPPQDRYAKDELGSILQSVDVMTGNIRALVGDIKGHALSVSSASEELAQGARESAASSEHVARNIQEVTEQVEVQSQITEESSKAITEMTVGVQRIAESTSTISDHSVETTLQAEAGNGQLTKLMSQMEQITASIENLDRTISVLTDKSEKIGSITEKITGIANQTNILALNAGIEAARAGEQGKGFAVVAAEIRKLAAGSLESAGVITALIDETREEIGKSAAYMKTTIEQAEQGSSIMEEAAKGFQSILLSIRQVAAQIQDNSSVTEEMSASSEEVLASMEQASSAAREISGKAQNVAAATEEQLALVENIAKASERLGSIVVQLNSSMKSFKV